A genomic window from Terriglobales bacterium includes:
- a CDS encoding heme-binding domain-containing protein, translating to MKKLLPRALMVLGFLFAAAQMIRPERTNPARDPARAVHAHLAVPAEVSAVFERACRDCHSNQTRWPWYSYVAPVSWLVIDDVNHGRSHLNLSEWAAYDLKKADKILDEICEEISEDGMPLRSYRWMHPEARLTDADVRLLCDWSREQRQRLAESLVQPPAKTETSLTAD from the coding sequence ATGAAGAAACTGCTGCCCCGCGCCTTGATGGTTCTGGGATTCCTGTTCGCCGCTGCGCAGATGATCCGGCCCGAGCGCACCAATCCCGCGAGAGATCCTGCGCGCGCGGTCCATGCGCACCTCGCCGTGCCGGCGGAGGTCTCGGCGGTGTTCGAACGCGCCTGCCGCGACTGCCACTCCAACCAGACGCGCTGGCCGTGGTACAGCTACGTGGCGCCTGTCTCCTGGCTGGTGATTGACGACGTCAATCACGGCCGCAGTCATCTGAATCTCTCCGAGTGGGCCGCCTATGACCTCAAGAAGGCCGACAAGATCCTCGATGAGATCTGCGAGGAGATTTCCGAGGACGGCATGCCCCTGCGCTCCTATCGCTGGATGCACCCTGAGGCTCGGCTCACTGACGCCGACGTGCGCCTGCTCTGCGATTGGAGCCGCGAACAGCGCCAGCGCCTCGCCGAATCCTTGGTGCAACCTCCCGCGAAGACGGAAACTTCTCTGACGGCCGACTAG
- the recN gene encoding DNA repair protein RecN: MLVELRVENYALIEHVEVEFGRGLNLLTGETGAGKSILIDALALLLGEKASSDLVRHGSERATVSAVFEVEAAAVAGVLDANGIDATAGEIIVRREIAASGKGRAFVNNQPATLAVLRLLAAHLATVHAQNESILAFDAGERLRLLDSFASIDSTAVSEAFRRWKSLHERIAELDRNEQDRLRLVDLWSFQKKEIESAKLEPGEDRRLEAEKRLLADAEKVRAAAWHAYELLYEGEGSAAASLRAAARRVEELAGYDEGTFREDLAALESARIAAEDSGVKLRDFAERIQASPARLAEVEDRLALLDRLKRKYGDTVDAVIAFGADVARKLDEVENRDDLLRRLRQQLGEAARAYQGAAEKISGMRTEAARRLEKQVEAELNELAMKARFQVALQPHAEEAHWTAGGFDQVDYLFAANPGEPLGPVERIASGGELSRVMLALKATVETSREPGSKKATTRNRELEIAHRTLIFDEIDTGIGGRAAEAVGRKLKALARGNQVLCITHLPQIAAFADHHYVVEKLEAGGRTRTHIRRLSEAERTEELARMLSGARLTETSRRHAQQLLKANP; encoded by the coding sequence GTGCTGGTCGAACTGCGCGTCGAAAATTACGCTCTCATCGAGCATGTCGAAGTCGAGTTCGGTCGCGGACTGAATCTGTTGACCGGCGAGACCGGCGCCGGCAAGTCCATCCTCATTGACGCTCTGGCGCTGCTCTTGGGGGAGAAGGCTTCGAGCGATCTCGTGCGCCATGGTTCCGAGCGTGCCACCGTGAGCGCCGTCTTCGAGGTGGAAGCCGCCGCGGTCGCCGGGGTGCTCGACGCCAACGGAATCGATGCCACAGCCGGCGAGATCATCGTTCGCCGGGAAATCGCAGCTTCCGGCAAGGGACGCGCCTTCGTCAACAACCAACCAGCCACGCTTGCCGTGCTCCGTCTGCTTGCCGCGCACCTCGCCACCGTACACGCCCAGAACGAATCCATCCTGGCGTTTGACGCCGGCGAGCGGCTCCGCCTGCTCGACAGCTTCGCGAGCATCGACTCCACGGCGGTTTCGGAAGCTTTCCGGCGCTGGAAGTCGCTGCACGAGCGTATCGCCGAGCTCGACCGCAACGAGCAGGACCGGCTGCGACTGGTGGATTTGTGGAGTTTTCAGAAGAAGGAGATTGAATCGGCAAAGCTGGAGCCGGGTGAAGACCGCCGTCTGGAGGCAGAGAAGCGTCTGCTGGCAGATGCGGAAAAGGTACGCGCGGCAGCTTGGCACGCCTACGAGCTCCTCTACGAGGGAGAGGGATCGGCAGCGGCATCGCTGCGCGCGGCGGCGCGCCGCGTCGAAGAGCTGGCGGGATACGACGAAGGCACCTTCCGTGAGGACTTGGCGGCGCTGGAAAGCGCGCGCATTGCCGCCGAGGACTCAGGCGTCAAGTTGCGCGACTTCGCCGAACGCATCCAGGCCTCTCCCGCGCGCCTGGCTGAGGTCGAAGACCGCCTGGCCTTGCTCGACCGTCTGAAACGCAAGTACGGAGACACGGTAGACGCGGTCATCGCCTTCGGCGCCGATGTCGCCCGCAAGCTCGACGAGGTCGAGAATCGCGACGACCTCTTGCGGCGGCTGCGTCAGCAACTGGGCGAGGCCGCGCGGGCCTACCAGGGCGCGGCCGAGAAGATTTCGGGAATGCGCACAGAAGCGGCTCGCCGCCTGGAGAAGCAGGTGGAAGCTGAATTGAACGAGTTGGCCATGAAAGCGCGTTTTCAGGTTGCGCTCCAGCCCCATGCGGAGGAAGCCCATTGGACTGCCGGCGGCTTCGACCAGGTCGATTACCTGTTCGCCGCCAACCCGGGCGAGCCGCTGGGCCCGGTGGAGAGAATCGCCTCGGGGGGAGAACTTTCCCGTGTGATGCTGGCCCTCAAGGCTACGGTAGAAACCAGCAGAGAGCCTGGTTCGAAGAAAGCGACAACCAGGAACCGAGAGTTGGAGATCGCACACAGGACCCTCATCTTCGACGAGATCGACACCGGCATCGGTGGCCGGGCGGCGGAGGCGGTTGGCCGCAAGCTGAAGGCGCTGGCCCGCGGCAACCAGGTGCTGTGCATCACCCACCTACCGCAGATCGCCGCCTTCGCCGACCATCACTATGTGGTGGAGAAGCTGGAGGCCGGCGGGCGCACCCGCACCCACATCCGGCGCCTCTCCGAGGCCGAGCGTACCGAGGAGCTGGCGCGCATGCTGAGCGGCGCCCGGCTGACCGAAACCTCCCGCCGCCACGCCCAGCAGTTGCTCAAGGCCAACCCCTGA
- the ispH gene encoding 4-hydroxy-3-methylbut-2-enyl diphosphate reductase, protein MTVAQAEKTLLLLKPRGFCAGVVRAIDIVRIALDTFGPPIYVRKEIVHNRYVVEDLAAKGAIFVDSVEEVPDGERVIYSAHGVSPEVREASERRRLRVIDATCPLVTKVHVEAVKYATEGYSIILIGHRDHDEVIGTLGEAPLVTEVVSTPEEVEALTVPDPNRVAYITQTTLSLDETRGIIEALERKFPKIKGPAAQDICYATENRQLAVKHVAGDADLLLVVGSDNSSNSNRLVEVAGLLGARAHLIENYRAIQPEWLDGVKNLALTAGASAPECLVEEVVTFLASAGFTNVQEVEVMPENVRFGLPPEIVQAIAAAPSAAAAK, encoded by the coding sequence ATGACGGTCGCTCAGGCGGAAAAGACGCTGCTCCTGCTGAAGCCACGCGGTTTCTGCGCCGGTGTAGTCCGGGCCATCGACATCGTGCGTATTGCGCTCGATACCTTCGGCCCGCCCATCTACGTGCGCAAGGAGATTGTCCACAACCGCTACGTGGTGGAGGATTTGGCCGCCAAGGGCGCCATCTTCGTTGACAGCGTGGAGGAAGTCCCTGACGGCGAGCGCGTCATTTACAGCGCCCACGGTGTCTCGCCCGAGGTGCGGGAAGCCAGCGAGCGCCGCCGTCTGCGGGTGATCGACGCCACCTGCCCGCTGGTCACCAAGGTGCACGTCGAGGCGGTCAAGTATGCCACCGAAGGCTACTCGATTATCCTCATCGGCCACCGTGACCATGATGAAGTGATCGGGACGCTGGGCGAGGCTCCGCTGGTGACGGAAGTGGTGAGCACGCCGGAGGAAGTCGAGGCGCTCACGGTGCCAGACCCGAACCGCGTCGCCTACATCACCCAGACCACGCTCAGCCTGGATGAGACCCGCGGCATCATTGAAGCCTTGGAGCGCAAGTTCCCCAAGATCAAGGGCCCGGCGGCGCAGGACATCTGCTATGCCACGGAGAACCGGCAGCTCGCGGTGAAGCACGTCGCCGGCGATGCCGACTTGCTGCTGGTGGTAGGGTCGGATAACAGCTCGAACTCGAACCGCCTGGTGGAGGTCGCCGGGCTGCTGGGCGCTCGTGCCCACCTTATCGAGAACTATCGCGCCATCCAGCCAGAATGGCTGGACGGTGTGAAGAACCTGGCCCTGACGGCCGGCGCGTCGGCTCCGGAGTGCCTGGTGGAAGAAGTGGTCACCTTCCTGGCCAGCGCCGGGTTCACCAACGTGCAGGAAGTGGAAGTCATGCCGGAGAACGTGCGCTTTGGCCTGCCTCCGGAGATCGTGCAGGCGATCGCGGCCGCTCCCTCTGCCGCGGCCGCAAAATGA